A section of the Pimelobacter simplex genome encodes:
- the ftsW gene encoding putative lipid II flippase FtsW, whose translation MPRPRLGRLPSLRTLREVRSSSTRTGWTRTLKDALDRPLTTYYLLLGATALLLTIGLIMVLSASSVSSYRATGDSYTIVKRQVMWVALGIPCAFIASRVSIKWVRGLAYPAFSISLILLGLTALVGVEVNGNTNWLALGPVQIQPSEIAKLSLVIWASHIYANKERRLGNLHQMLVPVVPGMILATGLVVVGRDLGTALIFFALLVAMLWVVGAPARLFVMSFLVVSVLALALAATNPVRMARISSFTNPLREDIYHSTGWQPAHGLYAMSSGGIFGEGIGASQQKWGSLPEAHTDFIFAVLGEELGLVGTLLVIGLFLVIAYAGLRVARETTQPFVRYCTFGIMVWLIGQMMINVGMVLAMLPVIGIPLPLVSYGGSSLLPTLAALGLVIGFARREPAAARALAQRRRARSAGLSARG comes from the coding sequence GTGCCGCGCCCGCGGCTGGGCCGGCTGCCCTCGCTCCGCACGCTGCGCGAGGTCCGCTCCAGCAGCACTCGCACCGGGTGGACCCGCACGCTCAAGGACGCGCTCGACCGGCCGCTGACGACGTACTACCTGCTCCTCGGCGCCACCGCGCTGCTGCTCACCATCGGCCTGATCATGGTGCTCAGCGCGTCGAGCGTGTCGTCGTACCGGGCGACGGGGGACTCGTACACGATCGTCAAGCGCCAGGTGATGTGGGTCGCGCTCGGCATCCCGTGCGCGTTCATCGCCTCCCGGGTCTCGATCAAGTGGGTGCGCGGGCTGGCCTACCCGGCGTTCTCGATCTCGTTGATCCTGCTCGGCCTGACCGCGCTCGTCGGCGTCGAGGTCAACGGCAACACCAACTGGCTCGCCCTGGGCCCGGTGCAGATCCAGCCCTCCGAGATCGCCAAGCTCTCGCTGGTCATCTGGGCCAGCCACATCTACGCCAACAAGGAACGCCGCCTCGGGAACCTGCACCAGATGCTGGTGCCGGTGGTGCCCGGGATGATCCTGGCCACCGGCCTGGTCGTGGTCGGCCGCGACCTCGGTACGGCGCTCATCTTCTTCGCTCTGCTCGTCGCGATGCTCTGGGTGGTCGGCGCCCCGGCGCGGCTGTTCGTGATGAGCTTCCTCGTGGTCAGCGTCCTCGCGCTGGCGCTGGCCGCGACCAACCCGGTCCGCATGGCGCGCATCTCGAGCTTCACCAACCCCCTGCGCGAGGACATCTACCACTCGACGGGCTGGCAGCCGGCCCACGGTCTCTACGCGATGTCCAGCGGGGGCATCTTCGGCGAGGGCATCGGCGCCAGCCAGCAGAAGTGGGGCTCGCTGCCCGAGGCCCACACCGACTTCATCTTCGCCGTCCTCGGCGAGGAGCTCGGCCTGGTCGGCACGCTGCTGGTGATCGGGCTCTTCCTGGTCATCGCGTACGCCGGCCTGCGGGTCGCGCGCGAGACCACGCAGCCGTTCGTGCGCTACTGCACCTTCGGGATCATGGTCTGGCTGATCGGCCAGATGATGATCAACGTCGGCATGGTGCTCGCCATGCTTCCCGTCATCGGCATCCCCCTGCCCCTGGTCTCCTACGGCGGCTCGAGCCTGCTGCCGACCCTGGCCGCGCTGGGCCTGGTGATCGGCTTCGCCCGGCGCGAACCCGCGGCGGCGCGCGCGCTGGCGCAACGGCGGCGGGCCCGGTCGGCCGGTCTGTCGGCGCGCGGATAG
- a CDS encoding UDP-N-acetylmuramoyl-tripeptide--D-alanyl-D-alanine ligase → MIPLRLSEIAAVTGGTLHGEDVTVAGPAYLDSRTPVADGLFVAVVGERVDGHAYADGAHAVLGSRPTTAPTVVVADPVVALGVLARHVLDRLDPVVLAMTGSQGKTGTKDYLAAVLRTLGGAGSVVATTANHNNELGVPLTVLHADAGTRHLVVEMGARGVGHISYLCEIAPPHIAAVLNVGTAHVGEFGGRDQIARAKGEIVEALPAGGTAVLNADDPLVAPMAARTGAAVVTFGTSGDVRWHDVRLDERGRPGFVLVHDGESHPVQLRQSGLHQVPNAAAAAAMALAAGLPLAEVAVALGEADAASRWRMEVTERADGLVLVNDAYNANPDSMRAALEALVAIGRGDASRPRRTVAVLGEMRELGDEHDAAHRAVGTTAAELGVDVVVVVTEAARGIADGASGGTGEVIVTAGRDEAEAWVRQNAGPEDVVLVKASRGVALEVVAQAILEETTA, encoded by the coding sequence ATGATCCCGCTGCGGCTCTCCGAGATCGCGGCCGTCACCGGCGGAACCCTCCACGGCGAGGACGTCACGGTCGCTGGTCCGGCCTACCTCGACAGCCGGACGCCGGTCGCCGACGGCCTCTTCGTCGCCGTCGTGGGGGAGCGGGTCGACGGCCATGCCTACGCCGACGGCGCGCACGCCGTGCTCGGCAGCCGGCCCACGACCGCGCCCACCGTCGTCGTCGCCGACCCCGTGGTCGCCCTGGGCGTGCTCGCCCGCCACGTGCTCGACCGGCTCGACCCCGTCGTGCTGGCGATGACCGGCTCCCAGGGCAAGACCGGGACCAAGGACTACCTCGCCGCGGTGCTGCGCACGCTCGGCGGCGCCGGGAGCGTCGTGGCGACCACGGCCAACCACAACAACGAGCTCGGCGTCCCCCTGACCGTGCTGCACGCCGACGCCGGGACCCGGCACCTCGTGGTCGAGATGGGCGCGCGCGGCGTGGGCCACATCTCCTACCTGTGCGAGATCGCGCCGCCGCACATCGCCGCGGTGCTCAACGTCGGCACCGCCCACGTCGGCGAGTTCGGCGGACGCGACCAGATCGCCCGGGCCAAGGGCGAGATCGTCGAGGCGCTGCCCGCCGGCGGGACCGCCGTGCTCAACGCCGACGACCCGCTGGTCGCGCCGATGGCGGCGCGGACCGGGGCCGCGGTGGTCACCTTCGGCACGTCCGGAGACGTGCGCTGGCACGACGTCCGCCTCGACGAGCGCGGCCGGCCCGGCTTCGTGCTGGTCCACGACGGCGAGTCCCACCCCGTGCAACTGCGCCAGAGCGGGCTGCACCAGGTCCCCAACGCCGCCGCGGCCGCCGCGATGGCGCTCGCCGCGGGGCTGCCGCTCGCCGAGGTCGCCGTGGCGCTGGGCGAGGCCGACGCCGCCTCGCGCTGGCGGATGGAGGTCACCGAGCGCGCCGACGGGCTGGTGCTGGTCAACGACGCCTACAACGCCAACCCCGACTCCATGCGCGCCGCGCTCGAGGCGCTGGTCGCGATCGGGCGCGGGGACGCGAGCCGTCCGCGCCGTACGGTCGCGGTGCTGGGCGAGATGCGCGAGCTCGGCGACGAGCACGACGCCGCCCACCGCGCCGTCGGTACGACGGCCGCCGAGCTCGGCGTCGACGTCGTGGTGGTCGTCACCGAAGCGGCCCGCGGCATCGCCGACGGAGCCTCCGGAGGCACCGGTGAGGTGATCGTCACGGCGGGGCGGGACGAAGCCGAGGCCTGGGTGCGGCAGAATGCCGGTCCGGAGGACGTCGTCCTCGTCAAGGCGTCGCGCGGCGTCGCCTTGGAAGTGGTGGCACAGGCGATCCTGGAGGAGACGACGGCGTGA
- the murD gene encoding UDP-N-acetylmuramoyl-L-alanine--D-glutamate ligase yields the protein MTTDVSTLGRKDSWEGVRAVVAGFGTSGAAAVDNLLHLGASVHAVAESAHPRILERAELLEVLGATIDIHEGATAALPEEADLLVVSPGFRPDAPIIVAARERGVPVWGEVELAWRLRDPDRPAPWLCITGTNGKTTTVQMLDSILRAAGLRSVAAGNVGLPLTEAVMDPEPYDVIAVELSSFQLHYTDSMAAESAVVLNVAEDHLDWYDGPAGMDDYARDKGRIYQNVERACVYNVADPVTEDLVREADVVEGARAIGFTLGMPAVGMLGVVEDILVDRAFIEQRESSAAELCTLDDLASTAPHFVANALAAAALARAHGISQAAVRDGLRAFRPDGHRIAVVAEHDAITWVDDSKATNPHAAASSLAAFAPVVWVAGGLAKGAHFDGLVSSVGDRLRAVVLIGRDRQVIADALSRHAPDVPVFQVETPETGGAVGDDLMRRVVATAAEAAQPGDTVLLAPGCASMDQFTDYAARGDAFATAVREHVGTS from the coding sequence GTGACGACCGACGTCTCCACGCTCGGGCGCAAGGACTCCTGGGAGGGCGTGCGGGCGGTCGTCGCCGGCTTCGGCACCAGCGGCGCGGCCGCGGTCGACAACCTGCTCCACCTCGGCGCGAGCGTCCACGCGGTCGCCGAGAGCGCGCACCCGCGGATCCTCGAGCGTGCCGAGCTGCTCGAGGTGCTCGGCGCGACCATCGACATCCACGAGGGGGCGACCGCGGCGCTGCCCGAGGAGGCCGACCTGCTCGTCGTCTCGCCGGGCTTCCGGCCCGACGCCCCGATCATCGTGGCGGCGCGCGAGCGCGGCGTACCGGTGTGGGGGGAGGTGGAGCTGGCCTGGCGCCTGCGCGACCCCGACCGGCCCGCGCCGTGGCTGTGCATCACCGGAACCAACGGCAAGACCACGACCGTGCAGATGCTCGACAGCATCCTGCGCGCCGCGGGCCTGCGCAGCGTCGCGGCCGGCAACGTCGGGCTGCCGCTGACCGAGGCGGTCATGGACCCCGAGCCCTACGACGTCATCGCGGTCGAGCTGTCGAGCTTCCAGCTCCACTACACCGACTCGATGGCGGCCGAGAGCGCCGTCGTCCTCAACGTCGCCGAGGACCACCTCGACTGGTACGACGGCCCGGCCGGGATGGACGACTACGCCCGCGACAAGGGCCGGATCTACCAGAACGTCGAGCGCGCCTGCGTCTACAACGTCGCCGACCCGGTGACCGAGGACCTGGTCCGCGAGGCCGACGTGGTCGAGGGCGCCCGGGCGATCGGGTTCACCCTCGGGATGCCCGCCGTCGGCATGCTCGGCGTGGTCGAGGACATCCTCGTCGACCGCGCCTTCATCGAGCAGCGCGAATCGAGCGCGGCCGAGCTGTGCACCCTCGACGACCTGGCCTCGACCGCCCCCCACTTCGTCGCCAACGCGCTCGCCGCGGCGGCGCTCGCCCGGGCCCACGGCATCAGCCAGGCCGCGGTGCGCGACGGGCTGCGCGCCTTCCGTCCCGACGGCCACCGGATCGCGGTCGTCGCCGAGCACGACGCGATCACCTGGGTCGACGACTCCAAGGCGACCAACCCCCACGCGGCGGCCTCGTCGCTGGCGGCGTTCGCACCGGTCGTGTGGGTCGCCGGGGGACTGGCCAAGGGGGCGCACTTCGACGGCCTCGTGAGCAGCGTGGGGGACCGGCTGCGGGCCGTCGTCCTCATCGGCCGCGACCGCCAGGTGATCGCCGACGCGCTTTCGCGACACGCACCCGATGTGCCGGTGTTCCAGGTCGAGACCCCTGAGACTGGTGGGGCAGTCGGTGACGACCTGATGAGGCGGGTCGTGGCGACCGCGGCCGAGGCCGCCCAGCCGGGCGACACCGTGCTGCTGGCGCCGGGATGCGCCTCGATGGACCAGTTCACCGACTACGCCGCACGAGGCGATGCCTTCGCCACCGCGGTACGGGAGCACGTCGGCACGAGCTGA
- a CDS encoding peptidoglycan D,D-transpeptidase FtsI family protein has protein sequence MSRPKTSRLLRRTGEVRRGSPHRRMQIGFLIIAMVLSVFAARLVQLQGVDPRSYAQMAAAEGTTNVVLPATRGEIVDRKGRPLAESVDGRMIVADPKVTSKVAPELATILADRLGIDYFEALKRLRAEGSRFEYLARQVPASKAEQVVDEIREQFKDDKGNPFSGLSVRRDPLRVYPSRSVAANLLGFLGTPTNKGAAQPLAGLEASFNKYLSGKDGKARFTRGAGNQIPLGDNTITPAVDGKMLRLTIDSDLQFYAQRVLQKTVVGAGGESGIAVVMDSRTGEVLALADYPTYDASDPYRNAGDKELYKSAALTDVYEPGSVEKVLTMSALIDAGLAYKDQKFKVPPKLFRQDKPIGDYWDHPTLKLTLAGILAKSSNIGTVLAADQFKNGQLRQYLQRFGLGSRTGVGLAGETNGLLPQGAAWTSQVGDRIAFGQSLSVNALQMAAAVNTIANGGVRIDPSLVRGSATTDGGASVGTDNATTRRVISEKAAHETMLMMERVVDPDAGVAPKAAIPGYRVAGKTGTAQRVGDDGRGYDGSTTVSFAGFAPADEPRFTVYVVVHKPRAGSGGGSTAGPAFAELMSYTLRRYGVAPTGAKPNQTPVTW, from the coding sequence TTGAGCCGACCGAAGACCAGCCGTCTCCTGCGCCGTACCGGTGAGGTCCGGCGCGGCTCGCCGCACCGCCGGATGCAGATCGGGTTCCTGATCATCGCGATGGTGCTCTCGGTGTTCGCCGCGCGCCTGGTCCAGCTCCAGGGCGTCGACCCGCGCTCGTACGCCCAGATGGCCGCCGCCGAGGGCACCACCAACGTGGTGCTCCCGGCGACCCGTGGCGAGATCGTCGACCGCAAGGGCCGTCCGCTCGCCGAGAGCGTCGACGGCCGGATGATCGTCGCCGACCCCAAGGTGACCAGCAAGGTCGCCCCCGAGCTGGCCACGATCCTGGCCGACAGGCTGGGCATCGACTACTTCGAGGCGCTCAAGCGGCTGCGCGCCGAGGGCAGCCGGTTCGAGTACCTCGCCCGCCAGGTCCCGGCGAGCAAGGCCGAGCAGGTCGTCGACGAGATCCGCGAGCAGTTCAAGGACGACAAGGGCAACCCGTTCTCCGGTCTGTCCGTACGCCGCGACCCGCTGCGGGTCTACCCGAGCCGCTCGGTCGCGGCCAACCTGCTCGGGTTCCTCGGGACGCCGACCAACAAGGGCGCTGCCCAGCCGCTCGCCGGGCTCGAGGCCTCGTTCAACAAGTACCTCTCGGGCAAGGACGGCAAGGCTCGCTTCACCCGCGGCGCCGGCAACCAGATCCCGCTCGGCGACAACACGATCACCCCGGCGGTCGACGGCAAGATGCTGCGGCTGACGATCGACAGCGACCTGCAGTTCTACGCCCAGCGAGTGCTGCAGAAGACCGTCGTCGGCGCCGGCGGCGAGTCGGGCATCGCCGTGGTCATGGACAGCCGCACCGGTGAGGTGCTGGCGCTGGCCGACTACCCGACGTACGACGCGTCGGACCCCTATCGCAACGCCGGCGACAAGGAGCTCTACAAGTCGGCCGCGCTGACCGACGTCTACGAGCCGGGCTCGGTCGAGAAGGTGCTCACGATGAGCGCCCTCATCGACGCCGGGCTCGCCTACAAGGACCAGAAGTTCAAGGTCCCGCCCAAGCTCTTCCGCCAGGACAAGCCGATCGGCGACTACTGGGACCACCCCACGCTCAAGCTGACCCTGGCCGGCATCCTGGCCAAGTCCTCCAACATCGGCACCGTGCTCGCCGCCGACCAGTTCAAGAACGGCCAGCTGCGCCAGTACCTCCAGCGCTTCGGGCTCGGTAGCCGCACCGGCGTCGGCCTCGCCGGCGAGACCAACGGCCTCCTGCCCCAGGGCGCGGCGTGGACCTCCCAGGTCGGCGACCGCATCGCCTTCGGCCAGTCGCTCTCGGTCAACGCCCTGCAGATGGCGGCCGCGGTCAACACGATCGCCAACGGCGGCGTGCGGATCGACCCCAGCCTGGTGCGCGGCTCGGCGACCACCGACGGTGGCGCGAGCGTCGGCACCGACAACGCGACCACCCGCCGGGTGATCAGCGAGAAGGCCGCGCACGAGACGATGCTCATGATGGAGCGCGTGGTCGACCCCGACGCCGGCGTCGCCCCCAAGGCGGCGATCCCCGGCTACCGGGTCGCGGGCAAGACCGGAACCGCCCAGCGCGTCGGCGACGACGGCCGCGGGTACGACGGCTCGACCACCGTCTCCTTCGCCGGCTTCGCGCCGGCCGACGAGCCCCGCTTCACCGTCTACGTCGTGGTGCACAAGCCGCGCGCGGGCAGCGGCGGTGGCAGCACCGCGGGCCCGGCCTTCGCCGAGCTGATGAGCTACACGCTGCGCCGCTACGGCGTGGCGCCGACCGGGGCCAAGCCCAACCAGACGCCGGTGACGTGGTGA
- the rsmH gene encoding 16S rRNA (cytosine(1402)-N(4))-methyltransferase RsmH, giving the protein MSSPRHVPVLLDRVVALLAPALEREGAVLVDCTLGLGGHTEAVLQRLPQARVIGIDRDPQALAMSRERLAPFGERFTGVQAVYDEIADVIAGQGLSEVDAVLFDLGVSSMQLDLPERGFAYAVDAPLDMRMGSTGPTAADVLNTYSAAELTRILKEYGEEKMARRIADAVVREREKEPFTSSGRLVALLYDAIPAPARRTGGHPAKRTFQALRMEVNDELRVLQRAMPAAVEAIGVGGRVVVESYHSLEDRLVKRTFAAATRLDVPDDLPFVPEGAEPSYRLVTRGAEQANEEEIEENPRAASVRLRAVERIRPSNASIGRGTH; this is encoded by the coding sequence ATGAGCAGCCCCCGCCACGTCCCCGTCCTGCTGGACCGGGTCGTCGCCCTGCTGGCGCCCGCGCTCGAGCGTGAGGGCGCCGTGCTCGTCGACTGCACGCTCGGTCTCGGTGGGCACACCGAGGCGGTCCTGCAGCGGCTGCCGCAGGCGCGCGTGATCGGTATCGACCGCGACCCGCAGGCGCTGGCGATGAGCCGGGAGCGGCTCGCGCCGTTCGGTGAGCGGTTCACCGGCGTCCAGGCCGTGTACGACGAGATCGCCGACGTGATCGCCGGCCAGGGGCTGAGCGAGGTCGACGCCGTCCTGTTCGACCTCGGCGTCTCCTCGATGCAGCTCGACCTGCCCGAGCGCGGCTTCGCGTACGCCGTGGACGCGCCGCTCGACATGCGGATGGGGAGCACCGGGCCGACCGCGGCCGACGTGCTCAACACCTACAGCGCCGCCGAGCTCACCCGCATCCTCAAGGAGTACGGCGAGGAGAAGATGGCGCGCCGGATCGCCGATGCCGTCGTGCGCGAGCGGGAGAAGGAGCCGTTCACCAGCTCCGGGCGCCTCGTGGCCCTCCTGTACGACGCCATCCCGGCCCCCGCGCGCCGTACCGGCGGGCACCCGGCCAAGCGCACCTTCCAGGCGCTGCGGATGGAGGTCAACGACGAGCTGCGGGTGCTGCAGCGCGCGATGCCCGCCGCGGTCGAGGCGATCGGGGTCGGCGGCCGGGTGGTCGTCGAGTCCTACCACTCGCTCGAGGACCGGCTGGTCAAGCGGACGTTCGCCGCCGCCACCCGGCTCGACGTCCCCGACGACCTGCCGTTCGTGCCCGAGGGGGCCGAGCCGTCGTACCGGCTCGTCACCCGGGGGGCCGAGCAGGCCAACGAGGAGGAGATCGAGGAGAACCCTCGGGCCGCCTCCGTCCGACTTCGCGCCGTCGAGCGCATCCGTCCGAGCAACGCATCGATCGGCAGGGGGACCCACTGA
- the mraZ gene encoding division/cell wall cluster transcriptional repressor MraZ: MGTYTPKLDDKGRLFLPAKFRDRLAEGLVVTQGQDKCLVVWPTDVFADEAERAAARPMTNRAARRYARVLFAGGDESTPDKQGRVGIPAHLREYAGLERDVVVIGVRDRLEIWNPAAWREFQLEALEEFADLDEDDD, translated from the coding sequence ATGGGCACCTACACCCCGAAGCTCGACGACAAGGGCCGCCTCTTCCTCCCGGCGAAGTTCAGGGATCGACTGGCGGAGGGCCTCGTGGTCACACAGGGACAGGACAAGTGCCTCGTCGTCTGGCCGACCGATGTCTTCGCCGACGAGGCCGAGCGGGCAGCCGCCCGGCCGATGACCAACCGCGCCGCCCGGCGCTACGCACGGGTCCTCTTCGCCGGTGGCGACGAGAGCACCCCTGACAAGCAGGGCCGGGTCGGTATCCCGGCCCACCTCCGGGAGTACGCCGGACTCGAGCGCGACGTGGTCGTGATCGGGGTCCGGGACCGCCTGGAGATCTGGAACCCGGCCGCGTGGCGCGAGTTCCAGCTCGAGGCGCTGGAGGAGTTCGCCGACCTCGACGAGGACGACGACTAG
- a CDS encoding UDP-N-acetylmuramoyl-L-alanyl-D-glutamate--2,6-diaminopimelate ligase: MVSAPDPTLAARPAHPPATPLVDVARALGLAGAYPDVVVTGITLDSRRVRPGDLYAGLAGARAHGARFAVQAAESGAVAILTDAEGAALARDSGLPALVVAHPRAVLGETAASVYGHPAAALRTIGVTGTQGKTTVTRLLDGGLLAAGVRSAAIGTVGTRIAGEEVKTSLTTPEAPDLHALFARMRELDVSACAMEVSSHALVMGRVDGVVFDVAVFTNLGRDHLDFHADVEDYFQAKATLFTPAHARLGLVCVDDEHGRRLVTEASVPIRTYAVGDDRAADWTVREVVLGPDGSSFVVHGPGGVRVPGRVPLAGEFNVANALAAIAAAAEAGFDPQAVADGIARSGGVPGRLERIPTDRDLTVVVDYAHKPDAVDAVLRTLRPVTRGRLIVVIGAGGDRDRGKRPVMGAIAAELADLVVVTDDNPRTEDPAAIRAEVLAGARTGTAEVREIGDRRTAIGEALALAGDGDVVLVAGKGHETGQEVAGVVHPFDDREVVREVLAELAGGAR; this comes from the coding sequence GTGGTGAGTGCCCCGGACCCCACCCTCGCCGCGCGCCCCGCGCACCCGCCCGCCACGCCCCTGGTGGACGTGGCCCGGGCGCTGGGCCTGGCGGGGGCCTACCCGGACGTCGTCGTCACCGGGATCACCCTCGACTCGCGCCGGGTCCGCCCCGGCGACCTGTACGCCGGCCTGGCCGGCGCCCGCGCCCACGGCGCGCGCTTCGCCGTCCAGGCGGCCGAGTCGGGCGCGGTCGCGATCCTCACCGATGCCGAGGGAGCCGCGCTCGCGCGTGACTCCGGCCTGCCCGCGCTCGTCGTGGCCCACCCCCGCGCGGTGCTGGGGGAGACCGCGGCGTCGGTCTACGGCCACCCGGCCGCCGCGCTGCGCACCATCGGCGTGACCGGCACCCAGGGCAAGACCACCGTGACCCGGCTGCTCGACGGCGGGCTGCTCGCGGCCGGCGTCCGCAGCGCCGCGATCGGCACGGTCGGCACCCGGATCGCCGGCGAGGAGGTCAAGACCTCCCTCACCACGCCCGAGGCGCCCGACCTGCACGCTCTCTTCGCCCGGATGCGCGAGCTCGACGTGAGCGCCTGCGCGATGGAGGTCTCCAGCCACGCGCTGGTGATGGGCCGGGTCGACGGGGTCGTCTTCGACGTGGCCGTCTTCACCAACCTGGGCCGCGACCACCTCGACTTCCACGCCGACGTCGAGGACTACTTCCAGGCCAAGGCGACGCTCTTCACCCCCGCGCACGCGCGGCTCGGGCTGGTCTGCGTCGACGACGAGCACGGCCGCCGGCTGGTGACCGAGGCGTCGGTCCCGATCCGCACCTACGCCGTCGGCGACGACCGCGCCGCCGACTGGACCGTGCGCGAGGTCGTGCTCGGTCCCGACGGGTCCTCCTTCGTCGTGCACGGCCCCGGCGGGGTCCGCGTGCCCGGACGGGTGCCGCTCGCCGGTGAGTTCAACGTCGCCAACGCGCTCGCCGCGATCGCCGCGGCGGCCGAGGCCGGCTTCGACCCGCAGGCGGTCGCCGACGGGATCGCCCGCTCCGGCGGCGTCCCCGGGCGCCTGGAGCGGATCCCCACCGACCGCGACCTGACGGTGGTCGTCGATTACGCCCACAAGCCCGACGCGGTCGACGCCGTCCTGCGCACGCTGCGCCCGGTCACCCGTGGCAGGCTGATCGTCGTGATCGGTGCAGGGGGAGACCGCGACCGCGGCAAGCGCCCGGTGATGGGGGCGATCGCGGCCGAGCTGGCCGACCTCGTCGTCGTCACCGACGACAACCCGCGCACCGAGGACCCCGCCGCGATCCGGGCCGAGGTGCTGGCCGGTGCCCGCACCGGCACCGCCGAGGTCCGCGAGATCGGCGACCGCCGTACGGCGATCGGCGAGGCGCTCGCGCTCGCGGGCGACGGCGACGTCGTCCTGGTCGCCGGCAAGGGCCACGAGACCGGCCAGGAGGTCGCCGGCGTGGTGCACCCGTTCGACGACCGCGAGGTCGTGCGCGAGGTGCTCGCCGAGCTCGCCGGCGGCGCGCGATGA
- the mraY gene encoding phospho-N-acetylmuramoyl-pentapeptide-transferase encodes MRAILLGGGIALLISLLGTRVAINAFTKLGYGQEIRDDGPTSHHTKRGTPTMGGVVIILAAVVGYFLAKLITMTTPSASALLLLFLFVGMGLVGFLDDFIKIYKQRSLGLRSKAKMAGQTVIALVFGWLALSPWLEDSHGRTPASEKVSFLRELDWFVLPTILAILLIWLFVAGFSNAVNLTDGLDGLAAGASVMVFGAYTLVNIWQSNQFCQEQPSASCYNVRDPLDLAIIAAAITGACFGFLWWNASPAKIFMGDTGSLALGSALAGFAILTRTELLLVILGGLFVLETVSVMMQVGFFKLTKGRRIFRMAPIHHHFEMLGWEQVTVVIRFWIITGLFVATGLGIFYAEWVSRL; translated from the coding sequence GTGAGAGCGATCCTGCTCGGCGGTGGCATCGCCCTGCTGATCTCGCTGCTCGGCACCCGGGTGGCGATCAACGCGTTCACCAAGCTGGGCTACGGCCAGGAGATCCGCGACGACGGACCGACCAGCCACCACACCAAGCGCGGCACGCCCACCATGGGCGGCGTCGTGATCATCCTGGCGGCGGTGGTCGGCTACTTCCTGGCCAAGCTGATCACGATGACCACGCCCAGCGCCTCGGCGCTGCTGCTGCTCTTCCTGTTCGTCGGGATGGGCCTGGTCGGCTTCCTCGACGACTTCATCAAGATCTACAAGCAGCGCAGCCTCGGTCTGCGCAGCAAGGCCAAGATGGCCGGGCAGACCGTGATCGCGCTGGTCTTCGGCTGGTTGGCGCTCTCGCCCTGGCTCGAGGACTCCCACGGCCGCACGCCGGCCAGCGAGAAGGTCTCGTTCCTGCGCGAGCTCGACTGGTTCGTGCTGCCCACGATCCTGGCGATCCTGCTGATCTGGCTCTTCGTCGCGGGCTTCAGCAACGCGGTCAACCTCACCGACGGGCTCGACGGCCTCGCGGCCGGCGCCTCGGTGATGGTCTTCGGCGCCTACACGCTGGTGAACATCTGGCAGAGCAACCAGTTCTGCCAGGAGCAGCCCAGCGCCAGCTGCTACAACGTGCGTGACCCACTCGACCTGGCGATCATCGCCGCGGCGATCACCGGGGCCTGCTTCGGCTTCCTGTGGTGGAACGCCTCACCGGCCAAGATCTTCATGGGCGACACCGGCTCGCTGGCGCTCGGCAGCGCCCTGGCCGGCTTCGCGATCCTGACCCGGACCGAGCTGCTGCTGGTCATCCTGGGCGGCCTGTTCGTCCTCGAGACGGTCTCGGTGATGATGCAGGTCGGCTTCTTCAAGCTCACCAAGGGCCGGCGGATCTTCCGGATGGCGCCGATCCACCACCACTTCGAGATGCTCGGGTGGGAGCAGGTCACCGTGGTGATCCGGTTCTGGATCATCACCGGCCTCTTCGTCGCCACCGGCCTCGGGATCTTCTACGCCGAGTGGGTGTCGCGACTGTGA